Within the Candidatus Neomarinimicrobiota bacterium genome, the region GCCAATCGCGCCAGTCCTAACAGCGTGTCCCTCGCATTAGTATCATCAGCCACCAGGGCGTGGCGCAGTCGATTGCGTAGAAAGCGCTGGTCAATATTGGTCTGGTCTTCGACCCATTCCAATCGCTCACATACGGCCCACTCACACAGCTGTTCTCTGGTGAAAGACAGTAGCGGTCGCAGAACCTTCCTCCACTGGGGCCGGACACCGGCCAGGCTCATGAGCGGTGCCTGTTGCATCAGACGCATGAGAACCGTCTCCACCTGATCATCGGCGTGGTGGGCAGTAAGGATCCATTTTGCCCCCACCTGCAGGCGCATGTTCTCAAGAGCAGCATATCGCTCCCGGCGAGCCCAGGCCTCGATCGATTCCTTTTCCCGCCCGCCCGGATCAAGAGAGGCGGTATGGAAGGGCAGACCTCGACTGTTAGCGAATTCCTGGCAGAAAGCCTCATCGCGATCGGCTTCGGTACGGAGTCGGTGGTTTATGTGACCCAATGTAAGGGTGAATCCATGCCTGTCGGCCAGGCACACCATACTTTGCGCCAGCACGGTGGAATCCAGCCCCCCGGAAAAGGCTACCAGGAAACGGGCTCCCCGCAGCGGGATTCCCCACCGGGAAAAAATCGGTTCCAGTAGCGTCGGATTATACATGCTGAACATCATTACGTTTTAAAACTAGCAAACTCCCAGCCACAACCAGCGCTGGCTATCAGATTTGGCACGCCCGGATTCACATTCGGTTCCCAAATCGGCTCCCTCATCCTGTATCTTGATCACGAATTTCCAGGAGGAAGGGATTGGTTCTTTTCTCCCAGCCAATAGTGGTCTCGGGGCCATGGCCCGGATGAATCACGATATCATCATGGAGATGCATCAGGTAACGTAGCGATTCCTGGAGGGTGGGCCAATCACCCCCGGGAAGGTCGATACGTCCTACAGAACCGCAAAACAGGGTATCCCCTACAAACCAATGCTTGTCCATCGCATAGCATACGCCGCCTATTGAATGACCCGGTGTCGCGTGAACGGCGATTGCCAGACCCCCCAGCTGGGCGGGGGTCAGTATGTCAGTGAGATTTGTCTGTTCCGGAGTCAGCCAATGATCCACGTAGGGGATGGGCTTCTCAGGGAGGCCAAAAAAGCGGTATGATTCGGGCAGCCAGCCGAGCGCCTCCCGCTCCCGCTCAGGAAGACAGACGGCTGCTCCACTCCATTTCCGCAATTCATCTACGGCTCCGATATGATCGAGATGGGCGTGGGTGACTAGGATGGCACCAAGACTGAGGTTCTCGCGGACGATTTCTTCCTTTAGCAGCTCAGCCTCATCCCCGGGATCAATGATGATGACACGACCTTCACTTTCCTTCCATACCAGGTATGTGTTCGCCTGAAAAGGACCTGTAACAATGGACTTTATCCGCACACCTCAGACCTCGCTGAAGAATAACTCCTTCAGGCACTGAATTTTTTCTTCGAAGGAGTGGGGATACAGGAACCACTCGGCGATGGAGATGGAGCTGAGCAGAGAGTTTCCATCCTGCGAGGTGAAAGCGAAGCCGATGATCTCGTGACTGTTGCGGACCTGCAAAGTGGGCACAGCTACGACCGACTGGTTAAGAATACGCCCGTAATGGCCATGGTCACGGCCAAAGGAAAAGATCTGATTAGCGGTTGATTTTTCGGTCAGGGCGATGCGGTCATTGGCGTCCAGCCGGTCGATGACCTGCTGCATGGTGATGGGCTCCTTCAGCACAAGGTTGAAGTGGACTATGTGCATATATTGAGAGTTCACCTTGATCGCGGACGAAAACAGATTCAGGTGTAGGCCCTTCGTGGCAAACAGCTCAGCACAGTCCCGAGCGTGGTGAGTACCATATCGGTCACTGACATGTTTACCCACCTGAGGGGAGGGCACGAAGGAGGAATCCTGGCTAATATCGTTAGCCCGGCGAATGATCACGAACCGTCCCTCCACCAGATTGTCCGGTGGCCTATCCTCGAAGGCGAGGGTCTGTATCAAGCTGGCCATATTATGAGTGTTGCAGGAAACCACCTGGATAAACTGGTCTTCGCCATGCACCAGCG harbors:
- the tilS gene encoding tRNA lysidine(34) synthetase TilS, giving the protein MYNPTLLEPIFSRWGIPLRGARFLVAFSGGLDSTVLAQSMVCLADRHGFTLTLGHINHRLRTEADRDEAFCQEFANSRGLPFHTASLDPGGREKESIEAWARRERYAALENMRLQVGAKWILTAHHADDQVETVLMRLMQQAPLMSLAGVRPQWRKVLRPLLSFTREQLCEWAVCERLEWVEDQTNIDQRFLRNRLRHALVADDTNARDTLLGLARLAQEYEARCVAVAKQLTRLATEGTIPGTAVMPIEALSEVEEDIFKLAVQEVVQRFLGITLRLSSPHWQNFRHFVRVSTVGKVFELPHSVLALRDRGQVVFYRIEQAVVPEKCALKPGRTRWGYNEFLVTPMDSPAGATDLWLRSWRSGDRAVVTSGRRPKLVSDIYIDAHLNCLEKVHWPLVVTEQDEVVWVPGLGVPRDRFDKTPWSIVWQTQFRKR
- a CDS encoding MBL fold metallo-hydrolase, which gives rise to MRIKSIVTGPFQANTYLVWKESEGRVIIIDPGDEAELLKEEIVRENLSLGAILVTHAHLDHIGAVDELRKWSGAAVCLPEREREALGWLPESYRFFGLPEKPIPYVDHWLTPEQTNLTDILTPAQLGGLAIAVHATPGHSIGGVCYAMDKHWFVGDTLFCGSVGRIDLPGGDWPTLQESLRYLMHLHDDIVIHPGHGPETTIGWEKRTNPFLLEIRDQDTG